A section of the Microbacterium sp. MM2322 genome encodes:
- the thrS gene encoding threonine--tRNA ligase, translating to MSDLIAPADVELPADGFALFPDRSVIALRIDGELKDLATVVDTVDGVEPVTVSSPDGLNILRHSTAHILAQAVQRIRPQANLGIGPPVTDGFYYDFGVEEPFTPEDLKAIKKEMERIVREGQRFVRRVVTDDEARAELADEPFKLELIGLKGGTKEAAEGASVEVGAGELTIYDNVTRDGETAWKDLCRGPHVPNTRMVGNGWDLTRMAGAYWRGSEKNPQLQRIYGTAWPSKDELRAYQHRLEEAAKRDHRKLGKELDLFSFPEEIGSGLSVWHPRGGIVRGEMEQHARRRHIEGGYTYVYTPHISKEDLFLTSNHLVTYKDGMFPPIVMDEERDADGNITKQGQDYYLKPMNCPMHILIYKERARSYRDLPLRFAENGTVYRNELSGALHGLTRVRGFTQDDSHLFVTPEQLETEATRVLEFVISMLRDFGLEDFELELSMRDDEKEKWIGSDEFWQYSTDALRNVALASGLKLTEVPGEAAFYGPKIDLKTKDAIGRTWQLSTVQVDPNLPERFGLEYTGPDGEKHRPIMIHRALFGSIERFFAILLEHYAGAFPVWLSPVQVVGIPVAEQYGDYLEEIVSRLRAKGVRAEVDHSDDRMQKKIRTHTTQKVPVQLIAGEQDRSGGTVSFRFRDGSQTNGIPVDEAIDKIVAAIAERLLVNTAADLA from the coding sequence TTGTCTGATCTGATCGCCCCGGCGGACGTCGAACTTCCCGCCGATGGTTTCGCCCTGTTCCCTGACCGCTCTGTCATCGCCCTCCGTATCGACGGTGAGTTGAAGGACCTCGCGACGGTGGTCGACACCGTCGACGGCGTCGAGCCCGTGACCGTGTCGAGCCCCGACGGACTGAACATCCTGCGGCATTCGACCGCCCACATCCTCGCCCAGGCGGTGCAACGCATCCGCCCGCAGGCCAACCTCGGCATCGGCCCTCCCGTCACCGACGGCTTCTACTACGACTTCGGCGTCGAGGAGCCCTTCACCCCGGAGGACCTGAAGGCGATCAAGAAGGAGATGGAGCGGATCGTCCGCGAAGGCCAGCGGTTCGTCCGCCGTGTCGTCACGGACGACGAGGCGCGCGCCGAACTCGCCGACGAGCCGTTCAAGCTCGAACTCATCGGTCTGAAGGGCGGCACGAAAGAGGCCGCCGAGGGTGCATCGGTCGAGGTCGGCGCCGGCGAGTTGACCATCTACGACAACGTCACCCGCGACGGTGAGACCGCGTGGAAGGACCTCTGCCGCGGACCCCACGTGCCGAACACCCGCATGGTCGGCAACGGGTGGGATCTCACCCGCATGGCCGGCGCGTACTGGCGTGGGAGCGAGAAGAACCCCCAGCTGCAGCGCATCTACGGCACCGCCTGGCCGTCGAAGGACGAGCTGCGGGCCTACCAGCACCGCCTCGAAGAGGCAGCGAAGCGTGATCACCGCAAACTCGGCAAGGAACTCGACCTCTTCTCGTTCCCGGAGGAGATCGGTTCGGGCCTGAGCGTCTGGCACCCTCGCGGCGGCATCGTCCGTGGCGAGATGGAGCAGCACGCGCGCCGTCGACACATCGAGGGCGGCTACACCTACGTGTACACGCCGCACATCTCGAAGGAGGACCTGTTCCTCACCTCGAACCACCTCGTCACCTACAAGGACGGGATGTTCCCGCCGATCGTCATGGACGAGGAGCGGGATGCCGACGGCAACATCACGAAGCAGGGCCAGGACTATTACCTCAAGCCCATGAACTGCCCGATGCACATCCTGATCTACAAGGAGCGCGCGCGCAGCTACCGTGACCTGCCGCTGCGTTTTGCAGAGAACGGGACGGTGTATCGCAACGAGCTCTCCGGGGCGCTGCACGGACTGACCCGCGTGCGCGGGTTCACCCAGGACGACTCCCACCTGTTCGTCACCCCGGAGCAGCTCGAGACCGAGGCCACTCGGGTCCTCGAATTCGTGATCTCCATGCTCCGCGACTTCGGACTCGAAGACTTCGAGCTCGAGCTGTCGATGCGCGACGACGAGAAGGAGAAGTGGATCGGCAGCGACGAGTTCTGGCAGTACTCGACCGACGCGCTCCGCAACGTCGCCCTCGCGAGTGGACTCAAGCTGACCGAGGTCCCCGGCGAGGCCGCGTTCTACGGTCCCAAGATCGACCTGAAGACGAAGGATGCCATCGGCCGCACCTGGCAGCTGTCCACCGTGCAGGTCGACCCGAACCTTCCGGAGCGTTTCGGACTCGAGTACACCGGACCCGACGGCGAGAAGCACCGCCCGATCATGATCCACCGGGCGTTGTTCGGCTCGATCGAGCGCTTCTTCGCGATTCTCCTCGAGCACTACGCGGGCGCGTTCCCGGTGTGGCTGTCGCCCGTCCAGGTCGTCGGCATCCCCGTCGCAGAGCAGTACGGCGACTACCTCGAGGAGATCGTCTCGCGGCTCCGTGCGAAGGGCGTGCGGGCTGAGGTCGACCATTCCGACGACCGCATGCAGAAGAAGATCCGCACGCACACCACGCAGAAGGTTCCCGTGCAGCTGATCGCGGGGGAGCAGGACCGCTCCGGCGGCACCGTGTCCTTCCGATTCCGTGACGGCTCGCAGACCAACGGCATCCCCGTCGACGAGGCGATCGACAAGATCGTCGCTGCGATCGCCGAGCGGCTGCTCGTCAACACCGCTGCGGACCTGGCATGA
- a CDS encoding ACT domain-containing protein, with protein MAHLVLTVVGDDRPGLVNALAEQVSAVGGNWERSELAELAGAFAGIVLVSIDDESEADLIAALEGLDGMLRVTVHGGRVAPASDAVERALEVTVLGNDRPGIVRDVTAAIAAHALSIDTFRSRTLEAPMAGGTLFEATVAFRVPAGADAALVTAALEELAGEIQVDLTVV; from the coding sequence ATGGCCCACCTCGTGCTCACTGTGGTCGGCGACGACCGTCCCGGACTCGTCAACGCCCTCGCCGAGCAGGTGTCCGCCGTCGGCGGGAACTGGGAGCGAAGCGAGCTCGCCGAACTCGCCGGCGCCTTCGCCGGCATCGTGCTCGTCTCGATCGACGACGAGAGCGAGGCCGACCTGATTGCCGCGCTCGAAGGACTCGACGGGATGCTGCGCGTCACCGTGCACGGCGGCCGCGTCGCCCCGGCCTCCGACGCCGTCGAACGCGCGCTGGAGGTGACCGTCCTCGGCAACGACCGTCCTGGCATCGTCCGCGATGTCACGGCCGCCATCGCCGCTCACGCACTGAGTATCGACACATTCCGAAGTCGCACGCTCGAGGCGCCCATGGCGGGCGGCACGCTCTTCGAGGCGACCGTCGCGTTCCGCGTCCCGGCGGGGGCGGATGCCGCGCTCGTGACGGCCGCCCTGGAGGAACTCGCGGGCGAGATCCAGGTGGACCTCACCGTCGTCTGA
- a CDS encoding HIT domain-containing protein, translating into MTEDGVRIEPASELAGVPDEFQRLWTPHRMAYIQAGPEPLKHDCPFCAAPGKSDEDGLIVARGETAYVLLNLFPYNSGHLLVCPYRHFGTYDEATPEEVAEIGALTQVAMRVLRKVANCDGFNLGMNQGAVAGAGVAEHLHQHVVPRWATDANFFPIIAKTKALPQLLGEVRQAVQEGWPVL; encoded by the coding sequence ATGACGGAGGACGGCGTCCGGATCGAGCCGGCATCCGAGCTCGCGGGCGTCCCCGACGAGTTCCAGCGCCTCTGGACGCCGCACCGAATGGCGTACATCCAGGCGGGTCCCGAACCGCTGAAGCACGACTGCCCGTTCTGCGCGGCGCCCGGCAAGTCCGATGAGGACGGCCTGATCGTCGCGCGCGGCGAGACGGCGTATGTGCTGCTGAACTTGTTCCCGTACAACTCGGGTCACCTGTTGGTGTGCCCCTACCGCCACTTCGGCACGTACGACGAGGCGACCCCCGAAGAGGTCGCCGAGATCGGTGCCCTCACGCAGGTCGCGATGCGTGTGCTGCGGAAGGTCGCGAACTGCGACGGCTTCAACCTCGGGATGAACCAAGGCGCTGTCGCGGGAGCCGGCGTCGCAGAGCATCTGCACCAGCACGTGGTCCCCCGCTGGGCGACTGATGCGAACTTCTTCCCCATCATCGCGAAGACGAAGGCGCTGCCTCAGCTTCTCGGCGAGGTGCGCCAGGCCGTGCAGGAGGGCTGGCCCGTCCTCTGA
- a CDS encoding DNA alkylation repair protein, translating into MARVDEVRARLREVADPERAAGQQAYMKSDLPFLGVRVPDTRRVARAAAVGETDPFRILADARELWDAASHREERYAAMMLLAVPPARGDLRIVPIIEHMVRTGRWWDITDELSGRIRELLDAHPKDGDALVRGWCVSEEMWLRRLAILSQLGRRAGTDLHLLSEALDPNLRDGEFFIRKAIGWALRDAARTYPEWVSAYVAAHALSPLSRREALKHL; encoded by the coding sequence GTGGCTCGCGTCGACGAGGTCCGCGCCCGCCTGCGCGAGGTGGCGGATCCCGAACGCGCAGCGGGCCAGCAGGCGTACATGAAGTCCGACCTGCCGTTCCTGGGTGTGCGCGTGCCGGACACCCGTCGAGTCGCTCGCGCCGCGGCCGTGGGGGAGACGGATCCGTTCCGCATCCTCGCGGACGCGCGGGAGCTGTGGGACGCGGCATCCCATCGTGAGGAGCGCTACGCGGCGATGATGCTCCTCGCGGTTCCGCCTGCTCGCGGAGACCTCCGGATCGTGCCGATCATCGAGCACATGGTGCGGACGGGTCGTTGGTGGGACATCACGGACGAGCTGAGCGGCCGCATCCGTGAGCTTCTCGACGCCCATCCGAAGGACGGCGACGCTCTCGTCCGGGGCTGGTGCGTGAGCGAGGAGATGTGGCTGCGTCGTCTCGCGATCCTCAGTCAGCTGGGCCGCCGCGCGGGAACCGATCTGCACCTGCTGTCCGAGGCGCTGGACCCGAACCTCCGCGACGGCGAGTTCTTCATCCGGAAGGCGATCGGCTGGGCGTTGCGGGATGCCGCCCGCACCTACCCCGAGTGGGTGTCGGCGTACGTGGCCGCGCACGCGCTGAGTCCGCTGAGCCGCCGCGAGGCGCTCAAGCACCTCTGA
- a CDS encoding SLC13 family permease, with product MMDAVKLALAGLVLLLGAIAALVTGILPLADLGGVAERVLPILAFVVAVTIVAELAAKAGVFDVTASWLARLSRGRTALLWVLVVVLAVVTTAFLSLDTTAVLLTPVVIAVARANGLPPLPFALTTVWLANTASLVLPVSNLTNLLALARMPGSADPASFLLLLGPSAAIAILVTVALLWAFHRRSLVGTFTVAPPPRVSDRAQLVAASVVVIALLPLLVSGLEPWIPATVAAAALLALFGWRSPKALTIRLVPWSLLVFAAGLFSAVAALEAWGSGQLATAIAGSGSEPIDLLRMSGTALVTANALDNLPAYLLLESTADTPHRLAALLIGVNAGPLITPWASLATLLWHQRLVAADVHLPWSRFILWGLVAAPLVVGAATIPLLLA from the coding sequence ATGATGGATGCCGTGAAGCTCGCTCTCGCGGGACTCGTCCTGCTCCTGGGGGCGATCGCCGCTCTCGTCACCGGCATCCTGCCCCTCGCCGACCTCGGCGGCGTCGCGGAACGGGTGCTCCCGATCCTCGCCTTCGTGGTCGCGGTGACGATCGTCGCCGAGCTCGCTGCGAAAGCAGGCGTGTTCGATGTCACCGCGTCGTGGCTCGCACGCCTCTCCCGTGGCCGGACGGCACTGCTCTGGGTGCTCGTCGTGGTGCTCGCGGTCGTCACGACCGCGTTCCTCTCGCTCGACACGACGGCCGTCCTGTTGACGCCGGTGGTGATCGCCGTGGCGCGTGCCAACGGCCTGCCGCCGCTGCCATTCGCGCTGACCACCGTCTGGCTCGCCAACACGGCCTCGCTCGTGCTGCCCGTGTCGAACCTCACGAACCTGCTCGCGCTCGCTCGCATGCCGGGGTCCGCGGACCCGGCATCCTTCCTCCTCCTGCTCGGCCCGTCCGCGGCTATCGCGATCCTCGTCACCGTCGCGCTGCTGTGGGCATTCCACCGCCGGTCGCTCGTGGGGACGTTCACCGTCGCGCCGCCGCCGCGGGTCAGCGACCGCGCGCAGCTCGTCGCGGCATCCGTTGTCGTCATCGCGCTCCTGCCGTTGCTCGTGAGCGGGCTCGAGCCCTGGATCCCCGCCACCGTCGCCGCTGCTGCCCTCCTCGCCCTCTTCGGCTGGCGCTCACCGAAGGCGCTCACGATCCGCCTGGTGCCGTGGTCGCTCCTCGTCTTCGCCGCGGGCCTCTTCTCCGCGGTCGCGGCGCTCGAAGCGTGGGGGTCCGGGCAGCTGGCGACGGCCATCGCGGGCTCCGGGTCCGAGCCCATCGATCTGCTCCGCATGTCGGGCACCGCCCTCGTCACCGCCAACGCGCTCGACAACCTGCCCGCGTATCTGCTCCTCGAATCGACGGCCGACACGCCTCACCGGCTCGCAGCTCTCCTGATCGGCGTCAACGCGGGTCCCCTGATCACGCCGTGGGCGTCGCTGGCGACCCTCCTCTGGCACCAGCGCCTCGTGGCTGCAGACGTGCACCTGCCGTGGAGCCGGTTCATCCTCTGGGGACTCGTCGCCGCTCCGCTCGTCGTGGGCGCGGCGACGATCCCGCTCCTCCTCGCGTGA
- a CDS encoding NAD(P)-dependent alcohol dehydrogenase gives MKALQYTKIGSHPEVVEIEKPSPGPGQVLLKVTAAGVCHSDEFVMSLSEEQYTAAGYPLPLTLGHEGAGIVEELGEGVEHLSVGDAVAVYGPWGCGRCRNCAQGKENYCTNAQAEGIMPPGLGAPGSMAEYMIVDSARHLVPLGDLDPVQNVSLTDAGLTPYHAVKTSLPKLGAGTTAVVIGTGGLGHVAIQILRAVSAATVIALDVNDEKLALAKEVGAHHTVMSDGGAVDAIRRLTDGLGANAVFDFVGADPTIATAIGAAALDADITIVGIGGGTAHVSFGTVAYDAALRIPYWGSRSELIEVLDLARSGQVGVEIQRYSLDDGPKAYEALAAGTVRGRAVIVP, from the coding sequence ATGAAGGCACTCCAGTACACGAAGATCGGATCCCACCCCGAAGTCGTCGAGATCGAGAAGCCCTCGCCGGGTCCCGGGCAGGTGCTGCTCAAAGTCACCGCCGCCGGCGTCTGCCACTCGGACGAGTTCGTGATGAGCCTCAGCGAGGAGCAGTACACCGCTGCCGGCTACCCCCTCCCGCTCACCCTCGGGCACGAAGGCGCCGGCATCGTCGAGGAGCTCGGCGAAGGTGTCGAGCACCTGAGCGTCGGAGACGCCGTCGCCGTCTACGGCCCCTGGGGATGCGGCCGCTGCCGCAACTGCGCGCAGGGCAAGGAGAACTACTGCACGAACGCCCAGGCGGAGGGGATCATGCCTCCGGGTCTCGGGGCTCCCGGCTCAATGGCGGAGTACATGATCGTCGACAGCGCGCGACACCTCGTTCCGCTCGGCGACCTCGACCCCGTGCAGAACGTTTCCTTGACGGATGCCGGCTTGACCCCGTACCACGCGGTCAAGACGTCACTTCCGAAGCTGGGCGCCGGAACGACGGCGGTCGTGATCGGCACCGGGGGTCTCGGACACGTCGCGATTCAGATCCTGCGGGCGGTGTCGGCCGCGACCGTGATCGCGTTGGACGTCAACGACGAGAAACTCGCGCTGGCCAAGGAGGTCGGCGCCCATCACACCGTCATGAGCGACGGCGGCGCCGTCGACGCGATTCGCCGGCTCACCGACGGTCTGGGCGCGAACGCCGTCTTCGACTTCGTCGGTGCGGACCCGACGATCGCGACGGCGATAGGAGCAGCCGCGCTCGACGCAGACATCACGATCGTCGGCATCGGCGGCGGAACGGCTCACGTCAGTTTCGGCACCGTCGCTTATGACGCGGCGCTTCGCATCCCGTATTGGGGCTCGCGCAGCGAACTGATCGAGGTGCTCGACCTCGCGCGCTCGGGGCAGGTGGGAGTCGAGATCCAGCGCTACTCACTCGACGACGGCCCGAAGGCGTACGAGGCGCTCGCCGCGGGCACGGTC
- the pdxY gene encoding pyridoxal kinase PdxY, producing the protein MKILSIQSAVAYGHVGNSAAVFPLQRIGVEVYPVYTVNFSNHTGYGAWRGPLISPQDVADVITGIEERGAFGEIDAVLSGYQGGEGIGDVILDAVARVKAANPNAIYACDPVMGNAKSGCFVAPAIPILLRERVVPAADLITPNQFELGFLTGTEPTDLESTLASVDAARAMGPSTVLVTSVERPDRPEGTIEMMAVTDGGAWIVRTPHIPMKANGSGDVTAALFTAHFRSSGDAADALAKTTSSVFDLLQNTYDAGARELQLIESQEAYAHPRMQFEVTQVR; encoded by the coding sequence GTGAAGATCCTCTCCATCCAGTCGGCCGTCGCCTACGGACACGTCGGCAACTCGGCCGCCGTGTTCCCCCTGCAGCGCATCGGTGTCGAGGTGTATCCCGTCTACACGGTCAACTTCTCCAACCACACCGGGTACGGCGCGTGGCGCGGCCCGCTCATCAGCCCGCAGGATGTCGCCGACGTCATCACCGGCATCGAGGAGCGCGGCGCGTTCGGCGAGATCGACGCGGTCCTCTCGGGGTACCAGGGCGGCGAGGGCATCGGCGATGTCATCCTCGACGCCGTCGCGCGCGTGAAGGCGGCCAATCCGAACGCGATCTACGCGTGCGACCCCGTGATGGGAAACGCCAAGAGCGGATGCTTCGTGGCCCCCGCCATCCCGATCCTGCTGCGCGAGCGGGTGGTCCCCGCCGCAGACCTGATCACCCCGAATCAGTTCGAGCTCGGCTTCCTGACGGGCACCGAGCCGACCGACCTCGAGTCCACCCTGGCCTCCGTGGACGCGGCGCGCGCGATGGGTCCGTCGACCGTCCTCGTGACCAGCGTCGAGCGTCCCGACCGCCCCGAGGGGACGATCGAGATGATGGCCGTGACCGACGGCGGCGCGTGGATCGTCCGCACCCCGCACATCCCGATGAAGGCGAACGGCTCGGGCGACGTGACGGCAGCGCTGTTCACGGCCCACTTCCGCAGCTCTGGCGACGCCGCCGACGCTCTCGCGAAGACGACGTCGAGCGTCTTCGATCTTCTCCAGAACACCTACGACGCGGGCGCCCGCGAGCTGCAGCTGATCGAATCGCAGGAGGCGTACGCCCACCCGCGCATGCAGTTCGAGGTCACGCAGGTCCGGTGA